In Prosthecochloris sp. GSB1, the following proteins share a genomic window:
- the radA gene encoding DNA repair protein RadA — protein sequence MAKTGIRYVCTNCGATTLRYSGKCFECQSWGTLQETHAEPRNADGKQAVRRVEPPLTESLFQTEERTPPQRVRTGMRELDRVLGGGLMPSSAVLIGGEPGIGKSTLMLQLTPRVGTSRILYVSGEESPSQIRDRAARLAIDSGDLRLLPEVNLEKILAVIERDRPDIVVVDSIQTVFSGEYQSSAGTVTQIRECTSELIRTAKTGGFILLVIGHITKAGSLAGPKALEHMVDTVLQFEGESHLRYRIIRSVKNRFGPTNEIGVFRMDEHGLEEVTNPSEFFISDRSADVPGNAVLSAIEGTRALLVEVQALVSKTNFPMPQRISSGFDLKRLSIILAVLEKRLGVPTWGQDVFIKVAGGLRLAEPAADLAVAAAVASGVRNSPFDPSMVCAGEIGLSGELRAIGDGERRIREAAHLGFRKILLPEANTRELKASVKKLPLEIAGCRTLGQALDTMLL from the coding sequence ATGGCGAAAACAGGCATTCGCTACGTTTGCACGAACTGCGGCGCGACAACCCTCAGGTACTCGGGCAAGTGCTTTGAATGCCAGAGCTGGGGCACCCTGCAGGAAACACATGCTGAGCCGAGGAACGCCGACGGAAAACAAGCCGTTCGCCGCGTAGAGCCGCCCCTTACCGAAAGCCTTTTTCAAACGGAAGAGCGCACACCTCCTCAAAGGGTGCGGACTGGCATGCGCGAACTCGACAGGGTGCTCGGCGGCGGCCTGATGCCCTCGTCAGCCGTACTCATCGGCGGCGAACCCGGTATTGGCAAATCGACCCTCATGCTCCAGCTCACGCCCCGTGTCGGAACGTCGCGCATACTCTACGTCTCGGGGGAGGAGTCCCCTTCGCAGATAAGGGACCGCGCGGCAAGGCTTGCGATCGACTCCGGCGACCTGCGGCTCCTGCCCGAGGTCAACCTCGAAAAGATCCTTGCCGTCATCGAACGCGACCGGCCTGATATCGTAGTGGTCGACTCGATCCAGACCGTGTTCTCGGGAGAATACCAGAGTTCGGCAGGAACCGTCACCCAGATACGGGAGTGCACCTCCGAACTGATCAGGACAGCGAAAACCGGCGGATTCATCCTGCTGGTCATCGGCCACATAACCAAGGCAGGATCCCTGGCGGGACCGAAAGCACTCGAACACATGGTCGATACCGTGCTGCAGTTCGAAGGAGAAAGTCATCTGCGATACCGGATAATCCGTTCGGTCAAGAACCGTTTCGGCCCGACGAACGAGATAGGCGTCTTCCGCATGGACGAACACGGTCTGGAAGAGGTGACCAACCCCTCAGAATTTTTCATTTCCGACCGTTCGGCAGACGTTCCCGGTAACGCCGTCCTTTCGGCCATCGAAGGCACACGAGCGCTTCTCGTCGAGGTTCAGGCGCTCGTCAGCAAGACCAATTTCCCCATGCCGCAGCGCATCAGTTCGGGATTCGACCTCAAACGCCTCAGCATCATTCTGGCGGTTCTGGAAAAAAGGCTCGGCGTGCCCACCTGGGGCCAGGATGTTTTCATAAAAGTCGCCGGAGGCCTCAGGCTGGCCGAACCCGCGGCTGACCTTGCCGTTGCGGCGGCGGTCGCCTCCGGCGTCAGGAACTCGCCATTCGATCCTTCCATGGTATGCGCGGGAGAGATCGGCCTGTCGGGAGAACTGCGCGCCATCGGCGACGGTGAACGGCGAATACGTGAAGCAGCGCACCTCGGCTTCAGGAAAATTCTTCTGCCCGAAGCCAACACCAGGGAGCTGAAGGCATCGGTGAAAAAGCTGCCGCTGGAAATCGCCGGCTGCAGGACCCTCGGACAAGCCCTGGATACGATGCTGCTCTGA
- the folD gene encoding bifunctional methylenetetrahydrofolate dehydrogenase/methenyltetrahydrofolate cyclohydrolase FolD, with translation MTIIDGKKVSSDLKNEIRARVAELKEKVNAVPGLTVIIVGEDPASQVYVRNKAKSCIETGMNSTVIELPASTPQEELLSRIAALNNDPDVHGILVQQPLPPHIDEYAVTMAISPAKDVDGFHPENVGQMVLGNLDKCYISCTPYGILELLSRYEIETKGRHCVVVGRSNIVGKPMANLMLQKLRETNCTVTVCHSATKNMPELTRQADILIVAIGRANFITGDMVKPGAVVIDVGMNRIEDPTRKSGFRLTGDVDYAGASEIASAITPVPGGVGPMTIAMLLKNTLQSFRRSHNLPV, from the coding sequence ATGACGATCATTGACGGCAAAAAGGTCTCTTCGGACCTGAAAAACGAAATCAGGGCGCGCGTCGCCGAATTGAAGGAAAAAGTAAACGCCGTACCGGGTCTTACGGTCATCATTGTCGGGGAAGACCCGGCTTCACAGGTCTATGTCAGAAACAAGGCGAAAAGCTGCATTGAAACAGGCATGAACTCGACGGTCATCGAACTGCCCGCATCGACACCTCAGGAAGAACTGTTGTCGAGAATAGCGGCGCTGAACAACGATCCGGACGTGCACGGCATCCTGGTGCAGCAGCCGCTTCCGCCGCATATCGACGAATACGCCGTCACGATGGCAATTTCACCGGCCAAGGACGTCGACGGTTTTCATCCGGAAAACGTCGGTCAGATGGTGCTCGGCAACCTCGACAAGTGCTACATAAGCTGCACGCCGTACGGGATTCTCGAACTGCTGTCACGCTACGAAATCGAAACGAAAGGCAGGCATTGCGTGGTCGTGGGGCGCAGCAATATCGTCGGCAAGCCGATGGCGAACCTGATGCTGCAGAAGCTCAGGGAAACGAACTGTACCGTAACCGTCTGCCATTCGGCGACGAAAAACATGCCTGAGCTGACACGACAGGCTGATATTCTTATCGTGGCCATAGGGCGCGCGAACTTCATCACCGGGGACATGGTAAAACCCGGAGCGGTGGTCATCGACGTGGGGATGAACCGGATCGAGGACCCGACACGCAAGTCCGGTTTCAGGCTGACCGGCGATGTCGACTACGCCGGGGCATCGGAAATCGCCTCGGCGATCACCCCCGTGCCCGGCGGCGTGGGCCCGATGACCATCGCCATGCTGCTGAAAAACACGTTGCAGTCATTCCGGCGCAGCCACAACCTTCCGGTATAG
- a CDS encoding DUF3109 family protein, translating to MLAIDDVLIDETLPDALFSCDIDLCGGACCVEGELGAPVLREEEEGLRDIARRLRRWLPEKNIRHISRYGCLEMYQGDLYTRTIGGRECVFAFRDGPTTLCAIETAVSAGLKGMRKPLSCRLFPVRVRKKFGLDYLVYEQHSMCRHARACGKETGTALVDYVRDALVERYGMPWFNRLKEFRANLS from the coding sequence ATGCTGGCCATTGATGACGTACTCATAGATGAAACGCTTCCGGACGCACTGTTTTCTTGCGATATCGATTTGTGCGGGGGAGCATGCTGCGTCGAGGGCGAACTCGGGGCGCCGGTTCTGAGGGAAGAGGAGGAGGGGCTTCGGGATATCGCCCGGCGGCTGAGGCGATGGCTTCCGGAAAAGAACATCCGCCATATCTCCCGGTACGGCTGCCTGGAAATGTATCAGGGCGACCTGTACACCAGGACTATCGGCGGAAGGGAGTGCGTCTTCGCCTTCCGGGACGGTCCGACCACGCTATGCGCCATCGAGACGGCCGTTTCCGCTGGACTCAAGGGTATGCGGAAACCGCTTTCATGCAGGCTGTTTCCGGTGCGCGTAAGAAAAAAGTTCGGTTTGGATTATCTTGTCTATGAGCAGCATTCCATGTGCCGTCATGCGAGGGCATGCGGAAAGGAAACCGGCACGGCTCTTGTCGACTATGTTCGCGACGCGCTGGTTGAGCGGTACGGAATGCCGTGGTTCAACCGTCTGAAGGAATTCAGGGCGAACCTCTCATAA